One genomic region from Amycolatopsis sp. FBCC-B4732 encodes:
- a CDS encoding DUF3224 domain-containing protein, with protein sequence MNEFMTKNWEEKIVSGTEGGPRVAYAHVTFAYEGVIEGESICDLLLYYAGEGYDSGQTTSPSFERFEGKVDGREGTFIVRHEYTFDDKGFTSTFKVVPGSGTGGLAGLTGSGTAGGATGVDKVGYTFEYAF encoded by the coding sequence ATGAACGAGTTCATGACGAAGAACTGGGAAGAGAAGATCGTCAGCGGCACCGAAGGCGGCCCGCGGGTGGCCTACGCACACGTCACGTTCGCGTACGAAGGCGTCATCGAGGGTGAATCGATCTGCGACCTTCTGCTGTACTACGCGGGCGAAGGCTACGACAGCGGGCAGACGACGTCGCCGAGCTTCGAGCGCTTCGAAGGCAAGGTCGACGGTCGCGAAGGGACGTTCATCGTGCGCCACGAGTACACGTTCGACGACAAGGGCTTCACCTCGACGTTCAAGGTCGTCCCCGGTTCGGGTACCGGCGGACTGGCCGGCCTGACCGGCAGCGGGACCGCCGGCGGCGCGACCGGCGTGGACAAGGTGGGCTACACGTTCGAGTACGCGTTCTAG